In Halogranum gelatinilyticum, the following are encoded in one genomic region:
- the solA gene encoding N-methyl-L-tryptophan oxidase: MRSSSEQYDAIVVGVGGIGSAAVYHLARRGLNVLGLDQYDIPNSIGSSHGDSRLIRLTNHEDPEYVPHVRRSLSLWESLEEEYGEQLLHRTGTVDAGLADSETVQGALKACTDYDLPHEHLSARELSEKFPGFELPPDFEAVYQPDGGFINPTKCVQAHVELGQEHGATTHAHETVVDWESSADGVTVETDRTTYEADHVVVTAGAWTQLLVEELEETLTPWRVIVGGFQPENRTQFTADSFPVFSIEDEQQSYYGGPAAGISGFKFGLVDNLEDVADPSDFDPRPTEKERERLRTVLHENAQRYFPEGAKSIKRLKTCMVTHTPDQDFIVDYLPSDPNVVVGAGFSGKGFKFSCLMGELLADLVTESDSAVDIDLFDIDRFQAVTR, encoded by the coding sequence ATGCGATCCAGTAGTGAGCAGTACGACGCCATAGTTGTGGGTGTCGGAGGCATTGGCAGTGCAGCCGTCTACCACCTAGCACGGCGAGGGCTCAACGTCTTAGGGTTGGATCAGTACGACATCCCGAACTCCATCGGTTCGTCACACGGTGACTCGCGGCTGATCCGGTTGACGAACCACGAGGACCCCGAGTACGTCCCGCACGTTCGGCGGTCGCTCTCCCTGTGGGAGTCCCTTGAAGAGGAGTACGGCGAACAGCTGCTTCACCGAACAGGAACGGTCGATGCCGGCCTAGCGGACAGCGAGACCGTGCAAGGGGCGCTTAAAGCCTGCACGGATTACGACCTGCCACACGAACATCTCTCTGCCCGGGAGCTATCAGAAAAGTTCCCCGGCTTCGAGCTCCCTCCGGATTTCGAGGCGGTCTACCAACCAGACGGTGGGTTCATCAACCCCACCAAGTGCGTCCAGGCCCACGTGGAACTCGGCCAAGAGCACGGTGCGACCACGCACGCCCACGAGACAGTCGTTGACTGGGAGTCGTCGGCTGACGGCGTCACCGTCGAGACAGATCGAACGACCTACGAGGCCGACCACGTCGTCGTCACGGCTGGCGCGTGGACGCAGTTGCTCGTTGAGGAGCTAGAAGAGACGTTGACGCCCTGGCGAGTCATTGTCGGTGGTTTCCAGCCGGAGAACCGGACCCAGTTTACGGCCGATTCCTTCCCCGTTTTCTCTATCGAGGACGAGCAGCAGAGCTATTACGGCGGTCCCGCGGCGGGGATATCGGGGTTCAAATTCGGCCTCGTCGATAACTTAGAGGACGTTGCAGACCCGAGCGACTTCGACCCCCGCCCCACCGAGAAGGAGCGCGAGCGGCTGCGGACGGTGCTACATGAGAACGCCCAACGGTACTTCCCTGAGGGAGCGAAGAGCATCAAGCGGCTGAAAACCTGCATGGTCACGCACACGCCAGACCAAGACTTCATCGTCGACTACCTACCATCGGACCCCAACGTCGTCGTCGGCGCAGGCTTCTCCGGAAAGGGCTTCAAGTTTAGCTGCCTCATGGGTGAGTTACTGGCGGACCTCGTGACAGAGAGCGACTCGGCCGTCGACATCGACCTGTTCGACATCGATCGGTTCCAAGCTGTGACCCGGTAA